A stretch of the Bacillus sp. FJAT-18017 genome encodes the following:
- a CDS encoding TniQ family protein encodes MGHDSIPFQVLNEHAMDTSTLYNLKPIGLGTAYSESLTSYLIRLSESHCISVGTLFNKFVSKKLNKPYVNRSVKCGGNRFFDGAKALNGVDKNSNDLINALEDLTYRNDLIYLTLQVWGNVFTNRELLKEYLSWCPYCLKEFENRHKICYMPLQWYLKPVKYCVVHQTALVDNCFNCNKKLPILHRSSNNNSCPYCKAKLTNIPFGFKEKIENIDREKYYSKNIADLIAITNTISNKLYRDIIKTRINKLEVQYTDINQISIRKELEIPKSTFYSWQKGLSLPTIRNILEICYSLGLSLQDFLFKENLIIQPILKSPVVVKIPRRKLDHAKIEKSLQSYLEIAEPLSMVQISKDIQVAKRSLYRIHPQLCKSLSQRYQEYLLLKSDIRTQEIKLLIEQSVNALIFQGSVPTQKKIENILYANCLLRESFAREYLGNYLNSLNNQNKEKEN; translated from the coding sequence ATGGGTCACGACTCTATTCCTTTTCAAGTTCTAAATGAACATGCAATGGACACAAGCACCTTATATAATCTAAAGCCCATTGGCTTAGGAACCGCGTATAGTGAAAGTTTGACAAGTTACCTTATAAGACTATCAGAATCTCACTGCATTAGTGTGGGTACTCTATTCAATAAATTTGTTTCTAAAAAGCTTAACAAACCGTATGTAAATCGTAGTGTTAAATGTGGAGGGAATCGTTTTTTTGATGGGGCAAAAGCACTTAATGGAGTAGACAAAAATTCGAACGATTTAATTAATGCTTTAGAGGATTTAACTTACCGAAATGACTTAATATATTTAACGTTACAAGTGTGGGGCAACGTTTTTACAAATAGGGAGTTATTAAAAGAATACCTATCTTGGTGCCCTTACTGTCTAAAGGAGTTTGAAAACCGACATAAAATTTGTTACATGCCCCTACAATGGTATCTTAAACCAGTAAAATACTGTGTCGTTCATCAAACAGCGTTAGTAGACAATTGTTTTAATTGCAATAAGAAGCTACCCATTCTACACCGATCTAGTAATAACAACTCCTGTCCGTATTGTAAAGCAAAATTAACTAATATCCCATTTGGATTTAAAGAGAAAATAGAAAATATAGATAGGGAAAAATATTATTCTAAAAATATAGCAGATTTAATTGCTATTACAAATACGATATCAAACAAATTATATAGGGATATTATAAAAACTAGAATAAATAAATTAGAAGTCCAATACACGGATATAAATCAAATATCAATTAGAAAAGAATTAGAAATACCCAAATCAACCTTTTACAGTTGGCAAAAAGGCTTATCACTTCCAACCATACGAAATATATTAGAAATTTGTTATTCCTTAGGTCTATCCTTACAGGATTTTCTTTTTAAAGAAAATTTAATAATTCAACCTATCTTAAAATCTCCAGTAGTAGTCAAGATTCCCAGAAGGAAATTAGATCATGCCAAAATAGAAAAGTCTCTTCAATCATATCTAGAGATTGCTGAACCATTATCTATGGTTCAAATTTCTAAAGACATACAAGTTGCTAAAAGATCGTTATATCGAATTCATCCACAATTATGTAAGTCTCTATCACAAAGATATCAAGAGTATTTATTATTAAAAAGTGATATAAGAACGCAAGAAATTAAACTTTTAATTGAGCAGAGTGTCAATGCGCTTATCTTTCAAGGTAGTGTTCCTACTCAAAAAAAAATTGAAAATATATTATATGCAAATTGTCTATTAAGGGAAAGTTTCGCAAGAGAATATTTGGGTAATTATTTGAATAGTCTTAATAATCAAAATAAAGAGAAGGAGAATTAA